One region of Quercus lobata isolate SW786 chromosome 2, ValleyOak3.0 Primary Assembly, whole genome shotgun sequence genomic DNA includes:
- the LOC115976396 gene encoding probable protein S-acyltransferase 7 produces MYVVPPPQRSDPGSGSNDLRVYQAWKGSNIFFLQGRFIFGPDVRSLGLTIFLIVAPVAVFCVFVARKLMDVYSNHWGVSIMVVSVVFTIYILVLLLLTSGRDPGIIPRNAHPPEPEGFDGNVEVGASQTPQLRLPRIKEVEVNGIIIKIKYCDTCMLYRPARCSHCSICNNCVERFDHHCPWVGQCIGRRNYRFFFMFVFSTTLLCIYVFAFCWVYIRRIMEGEQTSIWKAMIKTPASIVLIVYTFISMWFVGGLTAFHLYLISTNQTTYENFRYRYDRRANPFNKGVVDNFKEIFCTSIPMSKNNFRAKVPREAGLPARPAGGGFMSPNMGKAVEDIEMGRKTVWEDMAAGADNCEAQLNSNDRMNIKDGELGEIAPDIRTTVDAPGERAGIHPRRSSWGRKSGSWEMSPEVLALAARVGEPNRVGGSSSSTLTTENRNS; encoded by the exons ATGTACGTGGTTCCGCCACCTCAGCGATCGGATCCCGGGTCCGGATCCAACGATTTACGGGTCTACCAAGCCTGGAAAGGCAGCAAT ATATTTTTTCTTCAGGGAAGGTTCATATTTGGACCAGATGTAAGATCACTGGGATTGACCATATTTCTTATCGTTGCTCCTGTTGCAGTTTTCTGTGTCTTTGTTGCCAGAAAACTGATGGATGTCTATTCTAATCACTGGGGAGTATCAATAATGGTTGTTTCTGTTGTGTTCACTATTTAT aTTTTAGTTCTTCTTCTGCTAACCTCTGGAAGAGATCCTGGTATAATTCCACGCAATGCACACCCTCCCGAACCAGAAGGCTTTGATGGGAATGTAGAAGTTGGGGCTAGTCAAACTCCACAGTTACGTTTGCCTCGCATCAAGGAAGTAGAGGTCAATGGGATCATTATAAAGATTAAATACTGTGATACTTGCATGCTTTACAGACCTGCTCGCTGCTCACATTGTTCAATTTGCAATAACTGTGTGGAGCGATTTGACCACCACTGCCCCTGGGTTGGGCAGTGTATTGGGCGG CGAAACTATCGattctttttcatgtttgtcTTCTCGACGACCCTTCTTTGTATATATGTCTTTGCATTCTGCTGGGTCTACATCAGAAGGATCATGGAAGGAGAGCAGACATCAATTTGGAAAGCAATGATCAAAACACCAGCCTCCATTGTGCTAATAGTTTACACTTTCATATCTATGTGGTTCGTTGGTGGCCTTACTGCCTTCCATTTATATCTCATCAGTACAAATCAG ACAACATATGAAAATTTCAGATATCGATATGATCGACGAGCTAATCCCTTTAACAAAGGAGTGGTGGACAACTTCAAGGAAATATTTTGCACCAGCATTCCCATGTCCAAGAACAATTTCAGGGCAAAGGTGCCAAGGGAAGCTGGGTTACCTGCAAGGCCAGCGGGTGGGGGTTTTATGAGTCCAAATATGGGGAAAGCTGTGGAGGACATAGAAATGGGCAGGAAAACAGTATGGGAAGACATGGCTGCTGGGGCAGATAATTGTGAAGCGCAACTTAACAGTAATGATCGCATGAATATAAAGGATGGTGAATTAGGTGAAATTGCTCCAGATATAAGGACTACAGTAGATGCCCCAGGGGAGCGTGCCGGAATACATCCCAGGAGATCCAGTTGGGGAAGGAAAAGTGGTAGCTGGGAAATGTCACCCGAAGTACTTGCTTTGGCAGCAAGAGTGGGGGAGCCAAACCGTGTTGGTGGGAGTAGCAGCAGCACCTTGACAACCGAGAACCGAAATTCATAG